A genomic stretch from Shewanella woodyi ATCC 51908 includes:
- the rmuC gene encoding DNA recombination protein RmuC, which produces MPIDITLTAPQIAALIAIAFLSLLIGALLNQKLTRRRWELSKEHLNNIHQQEIEQYQQDLQHKESILCEKEQQQEQLQFKLEQQLSALGKAQADAERCSGLELQLKENQRKLMEAQLALSKSNAMQQTLRVKFEAEQQALEDKLALLESAEVRLNTQFENLANKIFEERSEKFQHQNTNQLDSVLAPFKQQLEGFRKQVNESYTNEQSQRSAFNHQLESLKALNLQMSRDAVNLTNALKGDNKQQGNWGEVILERVLQESGLREGHEYDTQTDLKNDDGKRFKPDVIVHLPENKDVVIDAKMSLVAYERYFNSDEEDVRKQALKEHVISVRGHIKGLSNKDYQKLHGLTSLDYVLMFIPLEPAFLLALEHDPSLVNYALEQNIMIVSPTNLLVALRTINNIWRYEYQNQNAQQIAKQAGKIYDKLCGYIEDMEKLGRAIEGAEKSYSNAMNKLSSGKGNLIKQAHQMQQLGVDTSKKIDQRMLDQALSDYQLDDKPLN; this is translated from the coding sequence ATGCCCATAGATATTACTCTTACAGCTCCCCAAATTGCCGCACTTATCGCAATCGCTTTCCTCTCACTTTTAATTGGTGCGCTATTAAACCAAAAGCTGACCCGACGCCGCTGGGAGCTATCTAAAGAACACCTGAACAATATCCATCAACAGGAGATAGAGCAGTATCAGCAAGACCTACAACATAAAGAATCCATTTTGTGTGAAAAAGAGCAGCAACAGGAACAGCTGCAATTCAAGCTTGAACAGCAATTATCCGCCTTAGGAAAGGCACAAGCAGATGCTGAGCGCTGCAGTGGTTTAGAACTTCAGCTCAAAGAAAATCAGCGTAAACTGATGGAAGCCCAGCTTGCATTATCTAAATCTAACGCCATGCAGCAAACCCTTAGGGTCAAATTTGAAGCAGAGCAGCAAGCGCTAGAAGATAAACTCGCGCTGCTAGAAAGTGCTGAAGTGAGGTTAAATACCCAGTTTGAAAACCTTGCGAACAAAATATTTGAGGAGCGCTCGGAAAAGTTCCAGCATCAAAACACAAATCAACTCGACTCAGTACTTGCCCCCTTTAAGCAACAACTCGAGGGCTTTAGAAAGCAGGTCAACGAATCCTATACCAATGAACAATCACAACGAAGTGCATTTAACCACCAACTTGAGTCATTAAAAGCACTCAATCTGCAGATGAGCCGTGATGCCGTTAACCTAACCAATGCATTAAAAGGCGATAATAAACAACAAGGGAACTGGGGAGAGGTCATTTTAGAGCGTGTTTTACAGGAGAGTGGCCTGCGAGAGGGACACGAATACGATACGCAAACCGACCTTAAAAACGATGACGGCAAACGCTTTAAGCCCGATGTGATTGTTCATCTGCCTGAAAATAAAGATGTGGTTATTGATGCCAAAATGTCCCTAGTCGCCTACGAGCGTTACTTTAACAGTGATGAGGAAGATGTGCGAAAACAGGCTCTTAAAGAGCATGTAATTTCGGTTCGTGGCCATATAAAAGGTTTAAGTAACAAGGATTACCAAAAGCTCCACGGACTAACCAGTCTTGACTATGTACTCATGTTTATTCCTCTAGAGCCTGCATTCCTTCTAGCGCTTGAGCACGACCCAAGTTTAGTTAACTATGCATTAGAGCAAAATATCATGATCGTCAGTCCGACAAACTTGCTCGTAGCACTGAGAACAATCAATAATATCTGGCGTTATGAATACCAAAACCAAAACGCACAGCAGATCGCCAAGCAAGCAGGCAAGATATACGATAAACTTTGTGGCTATATCGAAGACATGGAAAAGTTAGGTAGGGCCATTGAGGGAGCCGAAAAAAGCTACTCAAATGCCATGAATAAGCTTTCCAGCGGTAAAGGAAACTTAATCAAGCAGGCACATCAGATGCAGCAACTAGGTGTTGATACCAGTAAAAAAATTGATCAACGTATGCTAGACCAAGCCCTATCTGACTATCAATTAGATGACAAGCCGTTGAACTAA
- a CDS encoding transglycosylase SLT domain-containing protein: MRLINTFKQVLSNALRLPALQSAILCLAVINLAHSAPLTQEQQTYLDARKALDKRQTETYTRLRAKLDDYPLNVYLDFHADINSILTLKGKQAEQSIKQFKDTPLYNTARYRYLNRAGAQKRWSDFLVVSPTSPKSVTLQCYFYRAQLSQGDKAAAYKGAKSLWLYGKSRPKECDPLFKAWGKTGEITQELIWSRMLLSFNANQYGLLTYLSRKITTQKKAAKRLLSVYKDPRSLRHTRTFSSSAKIYADIVDAGLRKLARKDLKQAVKLYASYQKADRFSDYQGRKLSRYLVRRAVIRQDDGLKSFVDTMLPLLDSDDLVELRLRWAIRENDQQAISSYLPQLSAQKQAKSRWQYWLARDADRKGNLDPANLENLSQQRNFYGFSAADKLDSEYQLQDTLSVSDPTHHQELNLDKGLARVIELLALDKNIDARAEWVLMLGRHDKAMQKEYAVLALKNQWHSLGVQASIQGKLWNDMTIRFPYAADSEFIKASKRYKVDIDEIRAIARRESAFYPYATSGVGARGLMQLMPATAKETAKRYKLKYKGTRSLYHPDTNIPLGSAYYSSLLKQFNNNRVLATAAYNAGPHRVKRWLKKSDGQLDVIAFIESLPFTETREYVQAVLSYRVIYQIKQNKIPELFSAEELNYKY; this comes from the coding sequence ATGCGGTTAATTAACACTTTCAAGCAGGTTTTATCTAATGCGTTGCGTTTACCAGCGCTACAATCTGCGATTTTATGTTTAGCGGTCATAAATTTAGCTCACAGCGCACCACTTACCCAGGAGCAGCAAACTTACCTTGATGCACGTAAGGCATTAGATAAACGTCAAACCGAAACCTACACCCGTTTAAGGGCAAAACTCGATGATTACCCCCTAAATGTCTATCTCGATTTTCATGCCGATATCAATAGCATCTTAACCCTTAAAGGCAAACAGGCCGAGCAATCCATCAAGCAGTTTAAGGATACCCCTCTTTATAATACTGCCAGATACCGCTACCTCAATCGCGCCGGCGCTCAAAAGCGCTGGAGTGACTTTTTAGTCGTCAGTCCAACCTCACCTAAAAGCGTTACCTTACAATGTTATTTCTATCGTGCTCAGCTCTCACAAGGCGATAAAGCAGCTGCATACAAGGGCGCAAAGTCACTTTGGTTATATGGAAAATCACGGCCTAAAGAGTGTGACCCACTGTTTAAAGCCTGGGGAAAGACTGGCGAGATCACCCAAGAGTTAATCTGGTCACGTATGTTATTAAGCTTTAATGCGAATCAATATGGCTTATTAACTTATCTATCACGTAAGATCACGACTCAGAAAAAAGCCGCCAAAAGGCTGCTGAGCGTCTATAAAGATCCCAGAAGTCTACGCCATACTCGCACCTTCTCATCATCGGCAAAGATCTATGCAGATATTGTCGATGCTGGCCTGCGTAAGTTGGCGAGAAAAGATCTAAAGCAAGCAGTAAAATTGTACGCCAGTTACCAAAAAGCCGATAGATTCAGTGATTATCAGGGTAGAAAACTGAGCCGTTACTTGGTTAGACGAGCCGTGATCCGTCAAGATGATGGATTAAAGAGCTTTGTCGATACCATGCTGCCTCTGCTAGATAGTGATGATCTGGTTGAACTCAGACTCAGATGGGCCATTCGTGAAAATGATCAGCAAGCTATAAGCAGCTACTTACCTCAGCTTAGTGCGCAAAAACAGGCTAAATCAAGGTGGCAATATTGGCTAGCCAGAGATGCGGACAGAAAAGGCAATCTTGATCCGGCAAATCTAGAAAACCTAAGCCAACAGCGCAACTTCTACGGCTTTTCAGCAGCCGATAAATTGGACTCAGAGTATCAGTTGCAAGATACCTTATCTGTCAGTGACCCCACACATCATCAAGAACTCAACCTTGATAAAGGGCTCGCGAGAGTGATTGAACTCCTTGCGCTGGATAAAAATATTGATGCCAGAGCTGAATGGGTACTAATGCTCGGCAGGCATGACAAAGCCATGCAGAAAGAGTACGCAGTGTTAGCATTAAAAAACCAGTGGCACTCTTTGGGCGTACAAGCCAGTATTCAAGGGAAGTTGTGGAACGATATGACAATCCGTTTTCCCTATGCAGCAGACAGTGAGTTTATTAAAGCCAGCAAGCGATATAAGGTCGATATCGATGAGATAAGAGCTATCGCCAGACGAGAGAGCGCTTTTTATCCTTACGCTACCTCAGGTGTTGGTGCTCGAGGCCTGATGCAGCTAATGCCAGCAACAGCAAAAGAGACAGCAAAGAGGTATAAACTCAAGTACAAAGGAACACGAAGCTTGTATCACCCAGATACAAATATCCCCCTTGGCAGTGCCTATTACTCTTCACTGCTCAAGCAGTTTAACAATAATCGAGTGCTTGCGACCGCAGCCTATAACGCAGGTCCACACAGAGTAAAACGTTGGCTTAAAAAGTCCGATGGTCAATTAGATGTTATCGCGTTTATCGAGTCACTTCCCTTCACCGAAACTCGTGAATATGTGCAAGCAGTATTAAGTTACCGGGTGATCTATCAGATTAAGCAAAACAAAATTCCTGAACTGTTTTCAGCTGAAGAGCTCAATTACAAATACTGA
- a CDS encoding EAL domain-containing protein — translation MIPLDRLYLSAEYQPLIDSKSLNVFGYEALSRFHDDHGNSTPPNIVFEQLHKEEQLLSVIEYKAKAFQIRHSNLAHPLFINLDPHAAEHNFDELLLLLTSREEITVELIENTCINDARLSSKLLSQLKAKQIKVALDDIGAPHSMISLDLLSQVNTLKFDIDWFNKTSQNELNLIKALIQFAKNSNKLTVLEGIETEEQLELARRLQIDLVQGFLFKEQFVKTPTSVKLIPQLSAEKEEIKG, via the coding sequence ATGATCCCACTCGATAGACTCTACTTAAGTGCTGAATACCAGCCTCTGATAGACAGTAAGAGCTTAAATGTTTTTGGGTATGAAGCGCTGTCACGCTTTCATGATGATCACGGCAACAGCACACCACCTAATATTGTCTTTGAGCAACTCCATAAAGAAGAGCAGCTACTTTCTGTCATTGAGTACAAGGCTAAAGCATTCCAGATCCGTCATTCCAATTTAGCCCATCCCCTCTTTATCAACCTAGATCCCCATGCGGCTGAACATAACTTTGATGAGCTACTCCTATTACTTACATCTCGTGAAGAGATCACAGTTGAGCTGATTGAAAACACTTGCATTAACGATGCAAGGCTATCGAGTAAATTACTATCTCAGCTTAAAGCGAAACAGATTAAAGTCGCACTCGATGACATAGGCGCACCACACTCAATGATCTCTCTTGATCTTTTAAGTCAGGTCAATACGCTTAAGTTTGATATCGACTGGTTTAATAAAACATCACAAAATGAACTTAATCTGATAAAAGCCCTGATTCAGTTTGCAAAAAACAGCAATAAGTTAACTGTTTTGGAAGGGATAGAAACAGAGGAGCAACTGGAGCTTGCCCGTCGACTGCAGATAGATCTCGTTCAGGGCTTTCTATTCAAAGAACAATTCGTCAAAACTCCGACTTCTGTCAAATTAATCCCGCAATTATCAGCAGAAAAGGAGGAGATAAAGGGATGA
- a CDS encoding AAA family ATPase encodes MTQQNLSQIIKQLEIVLLGKPDQIKLALTCILAKGHLLIEDLPGMGKTSLSHGIAQTLGLSYQRVQFTSDMLPADILGVSIFDSEQSQFVFHPGPIFKQMILADEINRASPKTQSALLEAMAEHQITVDGVTHPLPNPFFVIATQNPSEQSGTFPLPESQLDRFMMRLSIGYPSADAELEMLKNHVQSPQSTTLPQCITQLELIELQQMVDKVSASDALLGYILALIDASRVQKEGFGLSPRASKALLQAAKAWAFIQGRTYLVPEDVQAVFSSVAEHRIRSSSQQQGEAISQKILSSINPIL; translated from the coding sequence ATGACACAGCAAAATCTATCCCAGATCATCAAACAACTCGAAATCGTACTCTTGGGCAAGCCCGATCAGATAAAACTGGCCCTTACCTGCATTCTGGCAAAAGGGCACCTGCTTATTGAAGATCTCCCAGGAATGGGAAAAACCAGCCTCTCTCACGGTATCGCGCAAACGCTAGGGCTAAGCTATCAAAGGGTTCAATTCACCAGTGATATGCTACCGGCTGACATTTTAGGTGTCTCCATATTCGACAGCGAACAATCACAATTTGTTTTCCACCCAGGGCCCATTTTCAAGCAGATGATCTTAGCCGATGAGATTAACCGTGCAAGCCCAAAAACCCAAAGTGCGCTTCTTGAAGCCATGGCAGAGCATCAGATCACCGTTGATGGAGTAACTCACCCGCTGCCTAACCCCTTCTTTGTTATCGCAACTCAAAACCCAAGTGAGCAATCAGGGACCTTTCCCCTGCCTGAATCACAACTCGATCGCTTTATGATGAGGCTCTCCATTGGATACCCCTCTGCAGATGCAGAACTTGAGATGCTGAAGAATCACGTACAATCGCCACAGAGCACAACTCTGCCTCAATGTATCACCCAACTTGAACTGATTGAGCTGCAGCAGATGGTAGACAAAGTCAGTGCTTCCGACGCCCTACTTGGCTATATACTGGCGCTAATTGATGCATCACGAGTCCAAAAAGAGGGCTTTGGCCTTTCGCCAAGAGCCAGTAAAGCGCTACTGCAAGCAGCCAAAGCTTGGGCTTTCATTCAAGGTCGAACTTATCTGGTTCCCGAAGATGTCCAAGCGGTATTTTCATCGGTTGCAGAGCACAGGATCCGCAGTAGCAGCCAACAACAAGGTGAAGCGATATCGCAGAAGATCCTCAGTAGTATCAATCCTATACTTTAA
- a CDS encoding DUF58 domain-containing protein encodes MVSNRRKPGKIKQWFNQWLNSRLPAATKVTLAHRSVFILPSGFGLLWLTLVLLLFLFGTNYQNNLVIGLSLLLLSVFNTCIIYSYRNLAGMTISSTLSPQAYAGDTLVFPVRLYANQTQYEVLLNYPNNQIKVIKKVTNEASTSLIPFINERRGRVSPGRLKIESRYPLGLCKAWSHVDLDNEHIVYATPLEANEQLSHIDSEQDYVADNQGGHIPGVDEFKGLRQHIPGESLKQVAWKQLAQGRGMLTKEFQQPQGEPQWLSLTDFSPASLENRLSQLTHSVDRLSEKGQIFGLQLGERTIQPADGEAHRISCLQALALVPAQPETPT; translated from the coding sequence ATGGTAAGTAATCGCAGAAAACCGGGAAAGATAAAGCAGTGGTTTAACCAATGGCTAAACAGTCGACTTCCTGCTGCGACGAAAGTGACCTTGGCCCATAGAAGTGTCTTTATTCTACCTTCAGGATTTGGACTCTTATGGCTAACTTTAGTCTTGTTGCTTTTCCTTTTTGGCACCAACTATCAAAACAACTTAGTCATAGGGCTAAGCCTACTGCTACTAAGCGTCTTTAATACCTGCATCATCTACAGCTACCGAAACTTGGCAGGCATGACTATCTCCTCAACCTTGTCCCCTCAAGCCTATGCTGGAGACACTTTGGTTTTTCCAGTTCGTTTATACGCCAATCAAACTCAATATGAAGTCCTACTCAATTACCCAAACAATCAAATTAAGGTCATTAAAAAAGTCACCAATGAAGCCAGTACTTCACTTATCCCCTTTATCAATGAACGTAGGGGAAGAGTATCGCCAGGAAGACTTAAAATTGAATCCCGCTACCCACTTGGATTATGCAAGGCTTGGTCACATGTTGATCTAGACAATGAACACATTGTCTATGCAACGCCATTAGAGGCGAATGAGCAACTCTCTCACATTGACAGTGAGCAAGATTATGTTGCCGATAACCAAGGTGGCCATATCCCTGGCGTGGATGAATTTAAAGGCTTAAGACAACATATCCCAGGTGAGTCTCTTAAACAGGTGGCTTGGAAGCAGCTCGCTCAAGGCAGAGGAATGTTAACCAAGGAGTTTCAACAACCACAGGGAGAGCCACAATGGCTGTCGTTAACCGACTTTTCTCCGGCCTCTCTCGAGAATAGATTGAGCCAATTGACACACTCAGTAGATAGGTTAAGTGAGAAGGGACAGATCTTCGGTCTACAACTTGGGGAGAGAACCATCCAACCTGCAGATGGGGAAGCTCACAGGATAAGTTGCCTTCAAGCACTTGCACTGGTACCAGCCCAACCTGAGACACCAACATGA
- a CDS encoding transglutaminase TgpA family protein: MSNEHSEIISRHSLLWLLLANVAILVPLYEKLTPWTMAICGICLLWRLGIFIGKVAKPPRYLVTFLALGSAITLALIISSIGLLNGLINLLVLGYALKYIEMRKRRDVRTVVLVGYFLIALTFINQQSIIYTLILGLVTTINTCVLVSLYHEGNKLKETALMGSKLIIQSLPLAALLFIVLPKLPPLWMVPQNGSATTGLSDEVSFGDIEKLTRSAALAFRAEFDRSPPANHLLYWRALVMEDYDGKIWTQHKSIKHIEKDVQFTVSGRVRPSGNPTNYSVIAEPSYQNWLYGLDVAFSDDSNISNLPDYRLYAKRSVDQQYRYRVQSYLKSPMSPVLDNKVKRINLSLPEASNLKTQAFANQLLLKYPDPLQRLNALMNYFNQEDYFYTLSPPRVGPQQIDDFLFENKAGFCVHYASAFTFIARKTGIPARLVTGYQGGEWNQQAGYLSVYQYMAHAWTEVWLEGKGWVRFDPTAMIAPQRVLEGFDAIFEPESSYLLDSPFSPLRLREFPLLNKLRLSLASMDYYWSVWVLGFDANKQQRVLQKLLGGVTKQKMSLFMLIAISLIGLTIAYSAGLLTFRKRGEQYATKYTQICNKLNNKGLERRLDEGPLDYGKRVELAMPALANEFALFTQYYIALKYQPLTKQGQKKISKLFLRLFKQIRKKL, encoded by the coding sequence ATGAGCAATGAGCACAGCGAGATCATATCTCGGCACAGCTTGTTATGGTTGCTACTGGCAAATGTAGCAATACTGGTTCCTCTGTATGAGAAACTCACCCCATGGACAATGGCCATATGCGGGATCTGTCTACTATGGCGACTGGGCATATTTATCGGTAAAGTCGCCAAACCGCCACGCTATTTAGTCACCTTCTTAGCCTTAGGCTCAGCCATCACCCTCGCTTTAATTATCAGTAGCATAGGTTTATTGAACGGGCTAATCAATCTACTTGTTTTAGGCTATGCGCTGAAATACATAGAGATGAGGAAAAGACGAGATGTGAGAACGGTTGTCTTGGTAGGCTATTTTCTTATTGCCCTTACCTTTATCAATCAGCAATCCATCATCTACACGTTAATCTTGGGTCTTGTTACCACCATCAACACTTGTGTGCTGGTTAGTCTGTACCATGAGGGCAATAAGCTAAAAGAAACGGCTTTAATGGGAAGTAAACTTATCATACAAAGCCTACCTCTGGCCGCCCTACTTTTTATTGTGCTCCCTAAACTCCCTCCCCTGTGGATGGTGCCACAAAACGGCTCCGCAACAACCGGGTTATCAGATGAAGTCAGTTTTGGGGATATTGAGAAGCTCACTCGTTCAGCAGCTCTGGCATTTCGCGCCGAGTTTGATAGGTCTCCTCCCGCCAATCATCTTCTGTATTGGCGTGCGCTGGTTATGGAAGATTATGATGGCAAAATTTGGACTCAACATAAGAGTATCAAACATATAGAAAAAGATGTTCAATTTACCGTTTCAGGCAGAGTTCGTCCTTCAGGAAATCCCACCAATTATAGCGTTATCGCAGAGCCTAGCTATCAAAACTGGTTATATGGACTCGATGTCGCCTTTAGTGATGACAGTAACATCAGTAATCTGCCCGATTACCGCCTCTATGCAAAACGCTCTGTTGATCAGCAATACCGCTACCGAGTTCAATCCTACCTCAAATCCCCTATGAGTCCAGTTCTTGACAATAAGGTTAAGCGGATAAACCTTTCACTACCAGAAGCAAGCAACTTGAAAACCCAGGCCTTTGCTAATCAATTGCTGTTGAAGTACCCAGATCCGCTTCAGAGACTAAATGCACTAATGAACTACTTCAACCAGGAGGATTACTTTTACACCCTCTCACCTCCTCGAGTCGGACCACAACAGATTGACGATTTTCTTTTTGAAAACAAAGCTGGTTTTTGTGTTCATTACGCCAGTGCTTTTACCTTTATAGCCAGAAAAACTGGCATTCCTGCCAGACTCGTCACAGGCTATCAGGGCGGAGAGTGGAACCAGCAGGCAGGCTACCTGAGTGTTTATCAGTATATGGCTCACGCTTGGACGGAGGTTTGGCTAGAGGGTAAAGGCTGGGTTAGGTTTGATCCTACCGCGATGATCGCACCTCAGCGTGTATTAGAGGGGTTCGATGCCATCTTTGAACCTGAATCAAGTTATCTGTTGGACAGCCCCTTTAGTCCATTAAGGTTAAGAGAGTTTCCTCTACTTAATAAACTAAGACTCTCTTTAGCCAGCATGGATTACTACTGGAGCGTTTGGGTGCTCGGTTTCGATGCCAATAAACAGCAACGTGTGCTTCAAAAGCTGCTAGGAGGGGTGACTAAACAGAAGATGTCCCTGTTTATGTTGATAGCAATATCACTCATCGGTCTCACCATTGCTTATAGTGCTGGTCTACTCACCTTTCGTAAACGTGGCGAGCAATACGCAACAAAATACACACAGATATGCAACAAGCTAAATAATAAAGGCCTAGAGAGAAGGCTAGATGAAGGGCCGCTTGATTATGGTAAAAGGGTTGAATTAGCCATGCCCGCTCTTGCTAATGAGTTTGCACTCTTCACCCAATATTACATTGCACTAAAATACCAACCTCTTACCAAACAGGGTCAAAAAAAGATTTCTAAACTGTTTTTACGTCTCTTTAAACAGATCAGGAAAAAACTTTAA
- a CDS encoding NarK family nitrate/nitrite MFS transporter, producing the protein MSNEGKMNLLNFADPKIKMLHVTWFAFFLSFVVWFSHAPLMVFIKEAFDLTSAQVKALLILNVALTIPARIVIGILVDKYGPRIIYSSLLIISSFICLGFAMAQSFEQLALFRFLLGFVGAGFVIGIRLVGEWFPAKQVGIAEGIYGGWGNFGSAAAAMSLPTLAYAFGGDDGWRYALACTGILAGLYGIFFYIAARNTPKGSTYFKPKKSGGLEVTSWKDFYFYLFMNIPMYIALAVLAWKLSPTGVNLFTTETMYIMWLSLLVLFFIQVNSIWRVNKENLTHGVPNIEKYEFKQVAILDVAYFVTFGSELAVVSMLPLFFLETFDGLDPVKAGLLASGFAFMNLVARPTGGWFSDKFGRRKSLMILVGGLAAGYAILSQVDGSWFIPLAVMATMVCSFFVQAGEGAVFAIVPLVKRRMTGQIAGMAGAYGNVGAVTYLTVLSFVDYSTFFLVISGSALFIFIATMFLNEPKGHMAEVNEDGTVELIDVN; encoded by the coding sequence ATGTCAAACGAAGGAAAAATGAATCTGCTCAATTTTGCAGATCCAAAAATAAAAATGCTTCATGTAACATGGTTCGCTTTTTTCTTGTCTTTTGTCGTCTGGTTTAGTCACGCCCCCTTGATGGTATTTATTAAAGAAGCGTTTGACCTAACGAGCGCGCAGGTAAAAGCCTTACTCATCTTAAACGTTGCGCTTACCATACCTGCTCGCATTGTGATCGGGATCTTAGTTGATAAATATGGCCCCAGAATTATTTACAGTAGTTTGCTTATCATCTCTTCATTTATCTGTCTCGGCTTTGCTATGGCCCAAAGCTTTGAGCAACTAGCCCTATTCAGGTTTCTCTTAGGCTTTGTGGGCGCAGGCTTCGTGATTGGAATTCGACTCGTTGGTGAGTGGTTCCCAGCAAAACAGGTCGGCATTGCCGAAGGGATCTATGGCGGCTGGGGAAACTTCGGCTCTGCCGCTGCGGCAATGTCACTGCCAACGTTAGCTTATGCATTTGGTGGTGATGATGGATGGCGCTACGCCTTAGCGTGCACTGGGATTTTAGCGGGTCTATACGGCATATTCTTCTACATTGCAGCCCGAAATACGCCAAAAGGCTCCACCTACTTTAAGCCAAAAAAGTCTGGTGGTTTGGAGGTCACAAGTTGGAAAGACTTCTACTTTTATCTGTTTATGAATATCCCCATGTATATCGCCCTCGCCGTGCTGGCTTGGAAATTATCACCTACAGGGGTGAACCTGTTTACCACTGAAACCATGTACATCATGTGGTTGTCACTCTTAGTGTTATTTTTTATTCAGGTTAACTCTATCTGGCGAGTCAATAAGGAGAACCTGACCCATGGCGTTCCTAACATTGAGAAGTATGAGTTTAAACAAGTTGCTATTCTCGATGTCGCCTACTTTGTTACCTTCGGCTCAGAGCTTGCGGTAGTCTCCATGCTACCTCTGTTTTTCTTAGAAACATTTGACGGGCTAGATCCAGTAAAAGCAGGTTTATTGGCCTCAGGCTTTGCCTTTATGAACTTGGTCGCTCGCCCTACTGGTGGCTGGTTTAGTGATAAGTTTGGACGACGTAAGAGCTTGATGATCTTAGTCGGTGGCTTAGCAGCTGGTTATGCCATACTCAGTCAAGTCGATGGCAGCTGGTTTATCCCCCTTGCGGTCATGGCAACCATGGTCTGCTCCTTTTTCGTTCAAGCAGGCGAAGGTGCTGTTTTTGCCATAGTGCCACTGGTCAAGCGTCGCATGACAGGCCAGATTGCTGGTATGGCAGGTGCCTACGGCAATGTTGGTGCGGTAACCTACCTAACGGTTTTATCTTTTGTGGATTACAGCACCTTCTTCTTGGTCATATCAGGCTCAGCTCTGTTTATCTTTATTGCAACTATGTTCCTCAATGAACCTAAGGGACATATGGCAGAGGTGAACGAAGATGGCACGGTAGAACTTATTGATGTGAATTAA